AATATAGTTAAAGTTTTGTGGACACAGCCAGGAAACGGCTCCTTAAAAGTAAAAGCAAAAAATGAAATAGATGTTACCGGCAATCCTTCACCTGCTTTTGATGTACAAATAAATCCGCTTCCTGTTTCAGGTATTGAAATTATTGAGGAATACGAGATAGTATATGTAATATCACAATCAAACTATACTATACATGAGTATCTGTATTTTGAACATTTAGATACTTTTCTGTACTTTATTAATGACACTGCCAAATTTATACTCAATGAATCCGGACTTTTTTCGATTAAACATTTTACTGAAAATGCTTGCGGCTACGATACCTTAGAAAAGTATTGGGTGAATTTTAATCATCAAATACCGGAAGATACAACAACCGTATCCACCGGTACAGAGTTGCAAACTCTAATATTTCAGGTATATCCAAACCCTTTAAGTCAAAACACTTTTTACTTAGTAAAACCGCAGAAGTTTAAAAATCAAAATCTAATTTTCCGGCTATATTCCACCCGCGGGAGTTTGATTTTTGAAAAATATACCTATCAGCATCAATCAAAGATTGTTTTAGAAAAAATTCCACCTACGGGGATATATGTTTGGGTGATTACATCTACCGAGAATAAGCAAAAAGCTTATGGAAAGTTAAATATAGCTAACTAGAGCTAAGGTTTCATGAGTAACTAAGGCCTGCCAAATATTGAAAAGCGAACATATCGCTGTGGATTATCTTTCAAATCTTTAATCAATAAATCCAGATTTTCGGAAGCGTTATTTAAGTTTTCATAAAGTTCCGGATCATTCAATAACATGGCAATTGAACCATCTCCTTCGTTCATCTTAACAAGTGTTCTGTTTATTTCTTCAAAGGTAGCTTCTGCATTAGCTATCAACTGTTTAAGATTTGAAGTTGAAAGACTGTCACTTATATCAGCCATATTTTGAATGAATCTCGCTAATTCGTGATTTTGCTGCTCAAGGTTTGTACTTATACTTTTGATATTATCTAAGATTATAGCTATATTATTACTTTCATCTTCAACCAAAGTATCAATTCTGCCGGCAGTTTTTGCCAAATTGCCGATAGCATTTTCAAACTGCTGCAAAGCTCCCACTATCTGACCATCGTCTAAGATAGATTTTGCAGTAATAAATAAAGAATCTATAGAACCTAATAATTCCTCAGCCCTGTTTTTTACCGGTAATATTTCTCTTCTAACTTCATCTGCTAAATCACCTTGAATATCAGCAATTAAAGTATCTCCGGGAGTATAGAAATTGGGAGAATCAGAAAATTCAAGTGTAATAGATTTGGTACCCAATAAGTCAGTACTGGTAATTTTTGCAACAGTTCTTCTGGGGATCTGAAGATTTGGTCTGACTAAAAATGAAACTAAAATTCTGGATGATCCGTCACCCATTAAATCAATATTTTCAACACGACCAATTCGGAATCCGTTTAAAACAATAATGTCCGATGTTTTTAAACCATCAATTTTTTCATAAACGGCGAAATATCTATCTTCTTTTACAAACAGATTTTTACCTTTTAAGAAATTGAATCCAATTATTAGGACTACTAAGCTGAATATGAGTAAAAGACCGACTTTTATTTCTTTAGAAAACTTCAATGTTATATTTTTTTACAAAGATAAAAAATAATGGTGTTATGATTCTAAAACTTTTTTAAAATGCTTAACTTGCTTATTCGTATTTTGCTGCTTCCTGCCAGCTAATACGTTCTCCATTATAATACGGGACTAGAAAGGCGTCTCCGAACCCATTATTTATCAGCTCCTTATGATGAGTAGAAGCCTCTTCTCTCTGATTAAAAGGGCCTACGACAAAGCGGTAAAAATCACCGGCTCTTTCAACATGAAATTTTTGAAGATTCTGAAATTTAGCATTATCCTTGTCTGACATGTTTTGAGTAGCATAAATTTGAACCTTAAAAGCTAATGCTGAACTTGGATTATCTTCCTGAGTAACTTCATTTTGAATAATATCTTCCGGAATCGGTACAGAACGATCTGCCAAATAACGATGACTTCCTCTGGCTTCAATTTCCTCCTTATATTCCCGAAAAGCTCTGAAAAGAGCAGAGGCTAA
The sequence above is a segment of the Chitinophagaceae bacterium genome. Coding sequences within it:
- a CDS encoding MCE family protein, whose translation is MTLKFSKEIKVGLLLIFSLVVLIIGFNFLKGKNLFVKEDRYFAVYEKIDGLKTSDIIVLNGFRIGRVENIDLMGDGSSRILVSFLVRPNLQIPRRTVAKITSTDLLGTKSITLEFSDSPNFYTPGDTLIADIQGDLADEVRREILPVKNRAEELLGSIDSLFITAKSILDDGQIVGALQQFENAIGNLAKTAGRIDTLVEDESNNIAIILDNIKSISTNLEQQNHELARFIQNMADISDSLSTSNLKQLIANAEATFEEINRTLVKMNEGDGSIAMLLNDPELYENLNNASENLDLLIKDLKDNPQRYVRFSIFGRP